The sequence tTTACACTGGAGATAATAAATCTTACCGTAGGCGTTGaggattttttgttgttgcaccACTGAACAAAATGCTTCTTGGCAGCCTCCACAGTCTTACCATCCCTCTTCTTGCAGTAGACTCGGATTAGCTGCTCATTAAACTGCGCTGGAAGCAGATTTGACACCTGACAAGAATGAAAAGAGTTTATTTTGAGCTGTAAATTCAAAATAGAGGAAGTGACATATtcaatctttgtgttttttatacatTCAACTCTGTAAATGCAAAGGCAACTCATGCAAACAAAGATAAAGATGTGTGACCTGGTCCTCGCGTATCTTGAAAGCTTTAGTTGGGTCATCTTTGCAATAGAATCGCACTTTGTTGATGGGGTTCTTATCCTTCATCCCATAGTCCAGAGAAATGACCTAAAGGAGAGGTTTTGTGCATTAGGGCCACGAATCAACAAAACTTAAATTCacaattaaaaaatgaaattctTTCTTTTGGAACCAATGAAATGTATGAGATAAAAAGTAGTTGGACTGAAAACTCACGCTAACTATAAAGTCGTCTGGCTGCAGTTTGACATCCTGGACACTCTGGACAACCGGGACATCCGGGACACCCTGGACACTCTGAGGGGTGGACTCGGCCAATTCCTTTTCCCAGCCTTTAATCGCATCCTTACAGATGTGAAGTGGATTaagtaaaaataagaaaagagaaCTTACACACAACACTGTAAGGCAGAATGATTTACGAGGACACATATACAACCACATATGGTTACACTTCTTAGTTGAAATCACAATCTACTTTCCAACATGCAATAGAAAATGAATTAATTCATAATATCTTAGGAACAAActggttttcatttcatttataagGAAGCTAATTGGCTACATCGAAGCAGCAGccatgacattttttcacaATTGCTAAATCGTCCAATATTTGCATATTAAAGCTTCTCATACACAAggtttggatgtttttctttgaattgCACTGTTGGAAATTTTATGTTTTGGGGTTTAGTTTTGTTGatcaacaaatcaaatcataACTGGATATTGTCATCATACTGGATTGATGACATGACtgttccccaaaagtgaagcctcaaggccgaattatagtcgggttgcacgcacgcacgcatggacgcaagacacgcaacacgcccctttcgtgccctctgcgggcttgcgtgcgtcggccaattttctaactatacgacaaaacgacgcgagcctcacgcagcccgcaaggcttgtgattggtctgcttactacatcccgtccggagtctagtttccggtttcatgccccacaatacgcggaaatcacggaagatttagaagaacgaatatggaccaaatagaagagcacttggcagaagagatccgaaagtatgaccacttgtgtaacccgtcactgactggccgatttgtccgccagaaatagactatgaggagccggagtggcgatgtaaataaaaaggcgacgaagaagaagacgtctcttctttgtgtgttttgtctttgaaaaaaaaaaacgttactccgcctagggttctggcggtgaattgcgttgcaacacgcgcagcacgttagagaagtataaaccaaaacgagtccgtcgatgcagctgcgtggccttccgcggttgcagtcgcaggactataattcggccttaagtgTATGGATATCATATCACTGCAGAAGAAGCCAGTTGAACCCTACTTGAACCACATGGATAAAGTTATCAATATTACTTATAATTTGTAAAAACTCGAAATTTAACAGCCAAAATAGTTCCACacgaagaacacaaacacaccgggTTGACCTCCAGACGCTCTCTTGGCTTGGTTCGGCCCAGACACTTGTAGAGGCGTCGACAGACGATGTCTTGTAGAATCTGCCGCGATTCCTCCAGCTCCTTGGAGGACGAGTAGAGTATTTGTTCAAACACATGATCTAAGGGTCAGAACGAAAATCCGtgaatttaaatcattcatgtaCAACCTGAATGCATTTAAAACAAGGTTTGAAGTAGATGAAGTACAAGTACTTCAAGATACAAACCACTGTCATGGGAGTACATGCAAATACCAATATGTGTTAACCGGTGCTGTTATACTCTATGTTAATGCAGTTTTTGCAGACTGTGAGCATTTGTCTCTTTAATAGTGAACAACACTATGATCTGTAATTGTGCTGTTTGTGCAGCCTGACCGATTTGGATTTTTGGGGTTGGATGGTGAAACTGGGAGTAAAAAACATTCCAATACTGATGTATACGACTAGATGATACGACTTCATATTTTACAGTTGAAATAAACTTTATGacttaataaaaagaaaacaagtaaacggaaatatatagaacttgaagTAAATTGAAAATGCAAACATTTACTTTTTCTGCACTGATAATTCTATGAAATCAAAGTTCAAAATTGTTATGATAAgcattataaaaacaacaataagaaTTTGCTATGGCAAATGACATATTTTCAAAAAACAATGGTTTTCAGCATAGCTCCTTCTGttaaaataaaggtttttgTATTGGTAATCATAAATAAGGATATTCTTATGTCTGTTAAAGGCTCATATTGGCTGATTTTTATCGGCCAACTGATAAATCGGTCGGCCTCCAGGCTGATGAGGGCCCACAACAGTTGCACAAAAGAAACCATGGTTTCAAACCAGAAAACAGTTGGACGAACAAGCTAAACGGCACACAGAGGCATCCACGGACCTGTCAGTTTGGTGTAGGCCTCCATGTCGTCTATGGCCATGGAGAGAGTGAAAATCTTCCCTCCTGAGCCTTTAATCTGGATGTATGGATCTGCTTTTAGAAAGGCCTCAGTGATCCTAAAGAAACACCCGACACATTATCCCCTTTCACAACGACCACAGGGAAAAGCAAACAAGCTACGTCCGAGCAATGAGCTACTCACATGACCTCTATGATGTTGCAAACACTGTGCTGGTAGGCTCTTCTGTGGAGACAGTTCCTTGTGTGGAACATGTCATACAGATTGCCCACCTCCTGTTTAAAGAATCACTTGTGTTTTAGTCACAGCTTAAATGTTTAACTAAGacgtttttttaaaagctgatcAGAAGGAAAACCTAAGAGAGTTGTTACCTTGTTTCTGGTACAGATTTGCTTCTGCCCGTCCACCTCACACACCCTGGCGAACATAAGGCAGCGCTGATAGTCAAAGTTGTTCTTGATGCCCAGGTGGTAGCAGTCCCTAAGAGGAGAAACATGTGAACAGATGGGCCATTAAACTCACAAGGATTTATCAATGTGATTTAGGAAACctttattaaaacaaactaacaaGTCTATAATACTCACCTCGCAAAGTAGTCCCACTTATCCACATCAATGCCATTTCTTTTGTTGGCCACAATCTCATAGAGAAAGGACATGGCCTCTGGGCGGCCTTTGTAACGCCACTAAGtcagaaaacagagaaatgagATTCTGATATATAAGACAAATATGTTTAAGGATTAAAAAGAATTTTAACTCTGGTTTCCAGAGGCAAGTCATTACACAGTGCAGAGAACTAACGTGGCACTCATAGCATCTGCTGCATATACACTAATAATCTGTGGCTTGCACTGTTAATGTGCCAATGGATTAGTCCATATGCAGGTCAAATTCTTACTGTTAACTGCATGTGCAGGGAAACAATAGAGCAAGAGTGTGAGGAACATTAAGTTGCACATCAGTCACTGGTCTTTGTAGCTTTTAGGAAGTGAAACATTTCTTCTGCACATTTCTGCTCACTCCTCCAGTTGGGaagctgacagagagagagtgcaatGTCGGCCCCTCATCTTATTATCATGTGAGGAATCTCTGGTTGAGCTTCTGTCCCTATGTATGTAATTCAAACAGTTCAGCGCATAGAGTTGCAAATTTGGTGCATTTGGACTCATGAaatgttcaaaataaaaaaatgtttgaatgaAATAGTGCTCAGTAGCAGCAGAGGCACAGATTCAGGGCTCTGAATCTGAGCCTACCCTTCAGCTGCTGCCTGGACCCATTTTACAGGAACTAAATTTAATCCAGAGATCCTCTAGTCAAATGCAGTTTTAGTTCCAGAGTTCCTCAAAAGGTTCTTGGTTCCTTTGGTAAAGTTCCTGCAGTAGAACAATACGACTATAATACATATACAACTATCAACTGATCTCATATAGGCAGAACTAGAAATTACCCCCTTAGCTTTAGCTCCATTAGTGCCCAATGGTCCAGCAATCTGCTCCTTGATGAACTCCAGGTCCTCAGGTAGCACCAGGCCGTGCTGCTCCATCACAGGCTTCAAGTTGTTGTCCTCAACCAGGTAATCAAACATGTCCAAAGAGGCCTGCTcatgctgaaacacacacagaatcatttattaatattatataataattgtaatttatgGGAACTTACACAGTCACAACTTGAAAATGAAACTAAACAGAAAGAGCTTATCTTAAAATATGACTCCTGCAAACAA comes from Pleuronectes platessa chromosome 6, fPlePla1.1, whole genome shotgun sequence and encodes:
- the LOC128442558 gene encoding deoxynucleoside triphosphate triphosphohydrolase SAMHD1; amino-acid sequence: MENQKRPLEAASFPDDSFKTPEKRAPGNPPPDSDYTRWGVEETCRYLRGEGLREWENTFREQKITGVGLRYLDDARLQGIGVKLLGDRLRILHSTRKLWQIAAEPGKVFNDPIHGHVVLHPLLIRIIDTPQFQRLRNLKQLGGAYFVFPGASHNRFEHSIGVGHLAGQLVQALNDRQPELLISRRDILCVQIAGLCHDLGHGPFSHLFDRRFIPEARPGLTWKHEQASLDMFDYLVEDNNLKPVMEQHGLVLPEDLEFIKEQIAGPLGTNGAKAKGWRYKGRPEAMSFLYEIVANKRNGIDVDKWDYFARDCYHLGIKNNFDYQRCLMFARVCEVDGQKQICTRNKEVGNLYDMFHTRNCLHRRAYQHSVCNIIEVMITEAFLKADPYIQIKGSGGKIFTLSMAIDDMEAYTKLTDHVFEQILYSSSKELEESRQILQDIVCRRLYKCLGRTKPRERLEVNPDAIKGWEKELAESTPQSVQGVPDVPVVQSVQDVKLQPDDFIVSVISLDYGMKDKNPINKVRFYCKDDPTKAFKIREDQVSNLLPAQFNEQLIRVYCKKRDGKTVEAAKKHFVQWCNNKKSSTPTDADIIAPELTPMKPDKPNNNGCDDGGSSYNAVRQSEPKKAKRKL